One Thermococcus eurythermalis DNA segment encodes these proteins:
- a CDS encoding PCNA-inhibitor has translation MNRKLDEFLGNVEPKTKREEKPKTKKKRLKSTSLEAFLPEEHVNYFKQLRIGSKKIRNAKIEEL, from the coding sequence ATGAACAGGAAGCTCGACGAGTTTCTGGGGAACGTGGAGCCGAAGACGAAGCGGGAGGAAAAACCTAAGACAAAGAAAAAACGCCTGAAATCAACGAGTCTTGAAGCGTTTCTCCCTGAAGAGCACGTCAATTATTTCAAGCAGCTTAGAATCGGCTCCAAGAAGATTAGGAACGCGAAGATAGAGGAGCTATAG
- a CDS encoding metal ABC transporter permease — translation MIPEFIIRALLASIMVSVLLGLLSPLINAKGLAFLTHALFHALLLGAVLGMILALIFNSYALVTLVALAVTTAIVLTIAQLEKLGFTPDSAVGIVASFVAGLTVLGFGILYKVMASRPYFPLSENIVSYLTGDIFLITLQDLTVLVLGGALIFFVLLVLYRDFLYLSFDPEGMESHGGNVRAYLMILYVIVGAMGALIVQTVGLITLQVIAVLPGAIALMVSSDLRKVLAVSLLLTLAVQLSSVVLAYFTAIPPSGIATIILGAIYGAILFRR, via the coding sequence GTGATCCCGGAGTTTATAATCAGGGCCCTCCTGGCGAGCATAATGGTCAGCGTCCTGCTGGGCCTCCTGAGCCCGCTGATAAACGCCAAGGGGCTGGCCTTCCTCACCCACGCCCTCTTCCACGCGCTCCTCCTTGGTGCAGTCCTTGGAATGATCCTCGCGCTCATCTTCAACAGCTACGCCCTCGTTACCCTCGTTGCGCTCGCCGTAACGACCGCGATTGTCCTCACAATAGCCCAGCTCGAAAAGCTCGGCTTTACACCGGACTCTGCCGTCGGAATAGTGGCGAGCTTCGTCGCCGGACTTACCGTTCTCGGCTTTGGAATCCTCTACAAGGTCATGGCGAGCAGGCCATATTTCCCGCTGAGCGAGAACATAGTCTCGTACCTCACCGGAGACATTTTCCTGATAACGCTCCAGGACTTGACCGTGCTGGTTCTCGGGGGCGCGCTGATTTTCTTCGTCCTTCTCGTCCTCTACCGCGATTTCCTCTACCTCAGCTTTGACCCCGAGGGAATGGAAAGCCACGGTGGGAACGTGAGGGCGTACCTGATGATTCTCTACGTCATTGTGGGGGCGATGGGAGCCCTGATAGTCCAAACCGTCGGCCTGATAACCCTCCAGGTCATCGCCGTCCTGCCCGGCGCGATAGCACTGATGGTAAGCTCCGACCTCAGAAAGGTTCTCGCCGTAAGTCTTCTGCTTACCCTGGCGGTTCAGCTCTCGTCAGTAGTCTTGGCATACTTCACCGCAATCCCGCCGAGCGGCATAGCGACGATAATCCTCGGCGCAATCTACGGGGCAATCCTATTCAGGAGGTGA
- the eif1A gene encoding translation initiation factor eIF-1A has protein sequence MAYKKKDRQVEGEEVIRVPLPDRSKGQLFGVIEQALGAGWMDVRCEDGKIRRCRIPGKLKRRMWMRVGDVVIVQPWPVQTDERGDIVYRYTRTQVDWLLRKGKISQDFLTGGELLF, from the coding sequence ATGGCGTACAAAAAGAAGGACAGGCAGGTTGAGGGTGAGGAAGTTATTCGTGTTCCTCTCCCAGACAGGAGCAAGGGACAGCTGTTTGGTGTCATAGAGCAGGCCCTTGGCGCTGGATGGATGGACGTCCGCTGCGAGGACGGAAAGATAAGGAGATGCAGGATTCCGGGCAAGCTCAAGAGGAGGATGTGGATGCGCGTCGGAGATGTCGTTATAGTCCAGCCCTGGCCGGTGCAGACCGACGAGCGCGGCGACATCGTCTACCGCTACACAAGGACTCAGGTGGACTGGCTCCTCAGGAAGGGCAAGATAAGCCAGGACTTCCTCACCGGTGGGGAGCTGTTGTTCTGA
- a CDS encoding serine protein kinase RIO gives MREEFLEREVEEILGLRDRREKDSELYKIANEVFDRTTKETLAYLHRRGKIEELYGVISTGKEANVFAGVDAEGNRIAVKIYRTYTTEFRRIWEYLAADPRIGYLPKDMRKLVFVWTRREFKNLQRAIKYAVRVPEPIIFRNNVLVMEFVGDDAPAPRLKDVERELEKKDFEELYSYLIGVIERLWKRGDMVHGDLSEYNVLLWDRPVVIDWSQATVRRNRMSVELLKRDLRNITGYFARKGVDVEDYEVKLRELLEG, from the coding sequence ATGCGCGAGGAGTTCCTTGAGAGGGAAGTCGAGGAGATACTCGGCCTCAGGGACAGGCGAGAGAAGGACAGCGAGCTCTACAAGATAGCCAACGAAGTCTTCGACAGGACTACCAAGGAGACTTTAGCATACCTCCACAGGCGTGGCAAGATAGAGGAGCTCTACGGCGTCATAAGTACCGGCAAAGAGGCCAACGTCTTCGCTGGCGTCGATGCGGAAGGCAACAGGATAGCCGTCAAGATTTACAGGACGTATACCACAGAGTTCAGGCGCATCTGGGAGTACCTGGCCGCTGACCCGCGCATCGGCTACCTGCCGAAGGATATGCGGAAGCTCGTCTTCGTCTGGACGAGGAGGGAGTTTAAGAACCTCCAGAGGGCGATAAAGTACGCAGTCCGCGTTCCCGAGCCAATAATCTTCCGCAACAACGTCCTCGTAATGGAGTTCGTTGGAGATGACGCCCCGGCCCCCCGCCTGAAGGACGTTGAGAGGGAGCTTGAGAAGAAGGATTTCGAGGAGCTCTACAGCTATTTAATCGGCGTCATTGAGAGGCTCTGGAAGCGCGGCGATATGGTTCACGGCGATTTAAGCGAGTACAATGTCCTTCTCTGGGACAGACCAGTCGTGATAGACTGGTCGCAGGCCACTGTAAGGAGAAACAGGATGAGCGTCGAGCTTTTAAAGCGCGATTTGAGGAACATCACGGGCTATTTCGCGAGAAAGGGCGTTGATGTTGAGGACTACGAGGTAAAGCTCCGCGAGCTCCTTGAGGGGTGA
- the glmS gene encoding glutamine--fructose-6-phosphate transaminase (isomerizing) produces MCGIIGYIGDRKACEVIVRGLKRLEYRGYDSVGVVTEEDGKLYIKKGAGKIDEVVERLNLLDMPGKRGAGHTRWATHGVPNDINAHPQKDCTGKIALVHNGIIENFAELKKELLEKGHAFESDTDTEVIAHLIEEELKSSGSFEEALRKALLRLKGSFALGVIYTEEPDRIYFVRNESPLVLGIGEGENFGASDVPAFLEYTNRVVFLDDMEYAIVTKDSWVVKKLETGEEVEKEVQTVEWTLEMAEKGGFPHFMLKEIFEQPRVLRDAIHGNAEIIRDVAREIANYDKIFIVAMGTSYHAGLVGKYLLQRLAKKVPFVEDASEFRYEFEDLVDEDSLVIAITQSGETADTLAAMKLAKKKGAKVLAIVNVVGSMATRIADLTLYTHAGPEIGVAATKTYTTQLAVLTMLAIELARVLGTADEEYLKGLEESLREVPDLVEGSILNLSEPLRELAESLKDREDFFYIGRGIGLPTALEGALKLKEISYIHAEGLSAGELKHGPLALIEDGVPVVAIAPNGKTFDKMVSNIEEAKARGAYVISIGSSEKLREVSDTFIKMPNVDEVLSPIPYVVPLQLLAYHLAVLRGNDPDKPRNLAKSVTVE; encoded by the coding sequence ATGTGCGGAATCATCGGCTACATCGGCGACAGGAAGGCCTGTGAAGTAATCGTCAGGGGCCTGAAAAGGCTCGAATACCGCGGTTACGATTCCGTCGGCGTTGTAACCGAAGAGGACGGAAAGCTGTATATCAAAAAAGGTGCCGGAAAGATTGATGAAGTCGTTGAGAGGCTCAACCTGCTCGACATGCCCGGAAAGCGCGGTGCCGGACACACCCGCTGGGCCACCCACGGCGTCCCGAACGATATTAACGCTCATCCCCAGAAGGACTGCACCGGGAAGATAGCCCTCGTCCACAACGGTATAATTGAGAACTTTGCGGAGCTAAAGAAGGAGCTGCTTGAAAAGGGCCACGCCTTTGAGAGCGACACGGACACCGAGGTCATAGCCCACCTGATAGAGGAGGAGCTTAAATCGAGCGGGAGCTTTGAGGAAGCCCTTAGGAAGGCCCTTCTCAGGCTCAAAGGCTCATTTGCCCTCGGCGTAATCTACACCGAGGAGCCGGATAGGATTTACTTCGTCAGAAACGAGAGCCCCCTCGTTCTCGGAATCGGGGAGGGCGAGAACTTCGGGGCGAGCGACGTCCCGGCTTTCCTTGAGTACACCAACAGGGTCGTTTTCCTCGATGACATGGAATATGCCATCGTTACGAAGGACTCCTGGGTGGTTAAGAAGCTTGAGACAGGCGAAGAGGTGGAGAAGGAAGTCCAGACCGTAGAGTGGACGCTTGAGATGGCGGAGAAGGGCGGCTTCCCGCACTTCATGCTCAAGGAGATATTTGAACAGCCGAGGGTTCTGAGGGACGCAATCCACGGGAACGCCGAGATAATCCGGGACGTGGCTAGGGAAATAGCGAACTACGACAAAATATTCATCGTCGCCATGGGGACTTCATACCATGCGGGCCTCGTCGGAAAGTACCTCCTCCAGAGGCTTGCCAAGAAAGTCCCGTTCGTCGAGGACGCCAGTGAGTTCCGCTACGAGTTCGAAGACCTCGTTGATGAGGACTCCCTCGTCATAGCGATAACCCAGAGCGGTGAAACTGCCGACACGCTCGCGGCGATGAAGCTCGCGAAGAAGAAGGGGGCCAAGGTCTTAGCCATCGTCAACGTAGTCGGGAGCATGGCGACTAGAATAGCCGATTTAACGCTCTACACCCACGCGGGGCCCGAAATCGGTGTGGCGGCGACCAAGACCTACACGACCCAGCTCGCGGTTCTGACGATGCTCGCCATCGAGCTGGCGAGGGTTCTCGGAACCGCCGACGAGGAGTACTTGAAGGGGCTCGAAGAGTCCCTAAGGGAGGTTCCAGACCTCGTTGAGGGCAGCATCTTAAACCTCAGCGAACCGCTCAGGGAGCTTGCAGAGAGCCTTAAGGACAGAGAGGACTTCTTCTACATAGGCAGGGGCATAGGCCTTCCGACGGCGTTAGAAGGTGCCCTGAAGCTCAAGGAGATAAGCTACATCCACGCGGAAGGGCTGAGCGCAGGGGAGCTCAAGCACGGGCCTTTAGCCTTGATTGAGGACGGCGTCCCGGTCGTAGCGATAGCACCGAACGGGAAGACCTTCGACAAGATGGTGAGCAACATCGAGGAGGCGAAGGCTAGGGGGGCCTACGTAATATCCATCGGCTCCTCTGAAAAGCTGCGTGAGGTATCGGACACGTTCATCAAGATGCCAAATGTTGACGAGGTTTTAAGTCCAATCCCCTACGTCGTCCCGCTCCAGCTCCTCGCGTACCACCTTGCCGTGCTGAGGGGCAACGACCCCGACAAGCCGAGGAACCTTGCGAAGTCCGTTACAGTTGAATGA
- a CDS encoding dolichyl-phosphate-mannose--protein mannosyltransferase, which produces MDWKRAVFALIVVLTMAGTVWFTYHFASQESLNDYIGDEVWYVPASRNVLHRLGVQVTYEHNGTYGVNVIFANESSKIKYLSTADAVATFSGVKFRLQYHNFPGVYYEIPADKYEDFLERLSGRLPGGSYYVVPGFRYPDKEDIQNYLNTEHPFLGKDIIMLGMVLLGDRPISWRLPGIIEFALIELLVVLAAYRISKSYLASLIALVFVAADPTLQATAVTAMLDIHVAFFVALFVFALAYGSNLGSSVALGLVGATKLSGAFGWPVLLIKALKEENSFVRFFSTVVIVPGIAFLLPELPIIMAIGFVPWVREFLGSFQWHLSYKGSNPHTSPFWEWFINYRPFPFHFDPNVFAETNPVLLISMVVLILAVPWLYKRKPGILAPFMVFWSTIGFFALQYVLGGKTQFSFYATVLVPPASVVMGVALNELLRREAFKSSLTFYWEKMRGLKEWALEKAVRRKANPSESPQD; this is translated from the coding sequence ATGGACTGGAAGAGGGCCGTCTTTGCTCTAATCGTCGTCCTCACCATGGCCGGAACAGTCTGGTTCACTTATCACTTCGCTTCTCAGGAGAGCCTAAACGACTACATCGGCGACGAGGTCTGGTACGTGCCCGCGAGCAGGAACGTCCTCCACCGCCTCGGGGTTCAGGTCACCTACGAGCACAACGGCACTTACGGGGTGAACGTGATATTTGCAAACGAAAGCTCTAAAATAAAGTACCTCAGCACGGCCGATGCAGTGGCCACTTTCAGCGGTGTTAAGTTCAGGCTTCAGTACCACAACTTCCCTGGGGTCTACTACGAGATTCCTGCGGACAAATACGAGGACTTCCTTGAAAGGCTCTCCGGACGGTTGCCGGGGGGGAGCTATTACGTCGTCCCCGGATTCAGGTATCCCGACAAGGAGGACATCCAGAACTACCTCAACACGGAGCACCCCTTCCTAGGAAAGGACATCATAATGCTGGGCATGGTTCTCCTCGGGGACAGGCCAATCAGCTGGCGCCTTCCGGGCATAATCGAGTTCGCCCTCATAGAGCTCCTCGTAGTTCTCGCCGCATACAGGATAAGCAAGAGCTACCTCGCTTCGCTCATAGCGCTTGTCTTCGTCGCTGCCGACCCGACTCTCCAGGCAACCGCTGTAACTGCCATGCTCGACATCCACGTCGCTTTCTTCGTCGCGCTATTCGTCTTCGCCCTCGCGTACGGAAGCAACCTCGGCTCCTCTGTGGCGCTGGGTCTTGTGGGGGCAACAAAGCTGAGTGGTGCCTTTGGCTGGCCTGTTCTTCTCATCAAGGCCCTCAAAGAGGAGAACTCTTTCGTCCGGTTCTTTTCGACCGTTGTCATAGTGCCGGGAATAGCGTTCCTCCTGCCCGAGCTCCCGATAATAATGGCGATAGGCTTCGTCCCGTGGGTGAGGGAGTTCCTGGGGAGCTTCCAGTGGCACCTCAGCTATAAGGGCTCGAACCCGCACACCTCACCGTTTTGGGAGTGGTTTATCAACTACCGCCCCTTCCCGTTCCACTTCGACCCAAACGTCTTCGCGGAGACGAACCCAGTCCTGCTCATCAGCATGGTAGTCCTCATCCTCGCAGTGCCCTGGCTTTACAAGAGGAAGCCGGGAATCCTCGCGCCCTTCATGGTATTCTGGAGCACAATAGGGTTTTTTGCCCTTCAGTATGTCTTAGGGGGCAAGACTCAGTTCAGCTTCTACGCGACGGTTCTCGTTCCGCCCGCGTCAGTGGTCATGGGTGTAGCCTTAAACGAGCTCCTCAGGCGGGAAGCCTTCAAAAGCTCCCTCACTTTCTACTGGGAGAAGATGAGGGGGCTAAAAGAGTGGGCTCTTGAAAAGGCTGTACGGAGAAAAGCTAACCCCTCAGAAAGTCCTCAAGACTGA
- a CDS encoding metal ABC transporter ATP-binding protein, giving the protein MKAVEAQNLTIFYEGSPALKDVTFSLDEGKTLLLLGPNGAGKTTLLKTIACFHREYEGKLLVFGKPPCDARHLIGYVPQSSSLNERVPLTALEVVAMGGLYRRGFVHFKIPAEIIQKAEEVLVFVGLDHVKDRLFRELSGGQKQRVLLARALMSDPKLLLLDEPLSALDPSARAEVTNVLSKIKSEKNVTMIITTHDINPLLEIGDLVMLINRRLIAFGSPEEVLNDGVIKSVYGPLAKVIPVNGKLYCITGDFHIHMGRRGDRQ; this is encoded by the coding sequence ATGAAAGCCGTGGAAGCCCAGAACCTCACGATATTCTATGAGGGAAGTCCCGCGTTGAAAGACGTTACGTTCAGCCTAGATGAGGGTAAAACCCTTCTCCTCCTCGGGCCAAACGGGGCAGGAAAGACGACCCTCCTCAAGACGATAGCGTGCTTTCACAGGGAATACGAGGGCAAACTCCTGGTCTTCGGGAAACCCCCGTGCGACGCGAGGCACCTCATCGGCTACGTCCCCCAGAGCAGTTCCCTGAACGAGAGAGTGCCCCTTACGGCACTTGAAGTGGTCGCTATGGGCGGGCTTTACAGGAGGGGCTTCGTCCACTTCAAGATTCCTGCGGAAATAATTCAGAAGGCAGAAGAAGTCCTGGTCTTCGTTGGTCTCGACCACGTTAAGGATAGACTTTTCAGGGAGCTCTCCGGCGGGCAGAAGCAGAGGGTTCTCCTTGCGAGGGCCCTTATGAGCGACCCTAAACTGCTCCTCCTCGACGAACCGCTGTCTGCCCTTGACCCGAGTGCAAGGGCCGAGGTCACCAACGTGCTCAGCAAGATAAAGTCCGAGAAGAACGTCACGATGATAATAACCACCCACGACATAAACCCTCTCCTTGAGATAGGTGACCTCGTAATGCTGATTAACAGGCGCCTCATCGCCTTCGGCAGTCCAGAGGAAGTCCTCAACGACGGCGTCATTAAGTCCGTCTACGGCCCGCTGGCGAAAGTGATACCGGTAAACGGAAAGCTCTACTGCATAACCGGCGACTTCCACATCCACATGGGGAGAAGGGGGGATAGGCAGTGA
- a CDS encoding KH domain-containing protein has protein sequence MDEFEKLLKKYERVDKDGEPIKEPEFGEIDYMAEGEQEEFVRIPKERIAVLIGKKGKTKREIERRTGTKIEVDSETGEVFITSTKKTKDPLAVWKARDVVLAIGRGFSPERAFRLFNEGEILEVVNLTDIVVGNEKNALPRVRGRIIGRKGRTREIIEEMSGADVSVYGKTVAIIGNPIQVEVARTAVEKLARGSPHGVVYRYLERRKKDLELESSAYYEALEGGPESEDWEEE, from the coding sequence ATGGACGAGTTTGAGAAGTTGCTGAAAAAGTATGAGCGCGTTGATAAGGACGGGGAACCCATTAAAGAACCTGAATTTGGCGAGATTGATTACATGGCAGAGGGTGAGCAGGAAGAGTTTGTTAGGATTCCTAAGGAGAGGATTGCCGTCCTCATAGGTAAGAAGGGTAAGACGAAGAGGGAGATAGAGAGGAGAACCGGAACGAAGATAGAGGTTGATAGCGAGACCGGAGAGGTATTCATCACGTCCACCAAGAAGACCAAAGACCCCCTTGCCGTCTGGAAGGCGAGGGACGTGGTTTTGGCCATAGGCAGAGGTTTCTCCCCCGAGAGGGCCTTCAGGCTCTTCAACGAGGGTGAAATCCTCGAGGTTGTAAACCTCACGGATATCGTCGTCGGAAACGAGAAGAACGCCCTGCCCAGGGTAAGGGGTAGAATCATCGGGCGGAAGGGAAGGACGAGGGAGATTATTGAGGAGATGAGTGGCGCCGATGTGAGTGTTTACGGAAAGACCGTCGCGATTATCGGCAACCCAATTCAGGTCGAGGTGGCCAGAACGGCTGTAGAGAAGCTCGCAAGGGGCTCGCCCCACGGTGTCGTTTACCGCTACCTCGAAAGGCGCAAGAAGGATTTGGAGCTCGAAAGCTCCGCCTACTACGAGGCCCTTGAGGGCGGGCCCGAGTCTGAGGATTGGGAGGAGGAATGA
- the rnhB gene encoding ribonuclease HII translates to MVITAVVIDEEKAEELEKLGVKDSKKLTPKRREKLFNEILGMADDHVILVLSPEEISSREGTLNEFEVENFARALNSLKVRPDVVYADAADVDEERFGNELEARLNFGAEIVAKHRADALFPVVSAASIVAKVTRDREIERLKEEYGEIGSGYPSDPRTRAFLEGYYREHGEFPPIVRRGWKTLKKIEEKLKAEMEAKKSKRGQLSLEDFLRG, encoded by the coding sequence ATGGTCATAACGGCCGTAGTCATTGACGAGGAGAAGGCTGAAGAGCTGGAAAAGCTCGGCGTCAAGGACTCCAAAAAGCTGACCCCCAAGAGGCGCGAGAAGCTCTTTAACGAAATACTCGGCATGGCCGACGACCACGTTATCCTAGTGCTCTCGCCCGAGGAGATAAGCTCCCGCGAGGGGACCCTCAACGAGTTCGAGGTCGAGAACTTTGCGAGGGCGCTGAACTCCCTCAAGGTCAGGCCCGATGTCGTCTACGCGGACGCGGCTGACGTTGATGAGGAGCGCTTTGGGAATGAGCTGGAGGCGAGGCTGAACTTTGGGGCTGAGATTGTGGCAAAACACCGCGCCGACGCCCTGTTCCCGGTCGTCTCAGCGGCTTCAATCGTGGCGAAGGTTACCAGGGACAGGGAAATCGAGAGGCTGAAAGAGGAGTACGGCGAGATAGGGAGCGGCTATCCGAGCGACCCCCGGACGAGGGCTTTCCTTGAAGGCTACTACCGCGAGCACGGAGAGTTTCCCCCGATTGTGAGAAGGGGCTGGAAGACCCTGAAGAAGATTGAGGAAAAGCTGAAGGCAGAGATGGAAGCCAAAAAGTCAAAGAGGGGCCAGCTCAGTCTTGAGGACTTTCTGAGGGGTTAG
- a CDS encoding methyltransferase domain-containing protein produces MLEGITEEKVREAVELIKRGFDEKKLRARLGKDWELIAEIARARIRARDKFSRDDLWMDLEGLRYATHEIVAKYRAERLKEFGVKSLADVSCGVGIQLIFYAMKVENAYGIDVDPLKIEFAKRNAERYGVENIEFINADSLAPETVERVDAEVIFSDPARPPEMPERRLEDLLPSPLEIYRAYSPKTDSFIFDLPPQMRRERVPWKGEFEYIDLYGHLNRLTFYTEPLARAGRSAVILPAGVRLESDPDLENIVEWTTEPGQYLYEIPQAVDYADLLNELLHKLGGNAKMLLREKRRVLATGDEPIKSPYLKRTYAVVTVLPFHPVRINDLLRREGFGRATLKISVPDEEYWRIRKRIEANLKGERRAFVFKVGDKAIIAEAL; encoded by the coding sequence ATGCTCGAGGGAATCACTGAAGAGAAAGTCAGAGAGGCAGTGGAGCTCATAAAACGGGGCTTCGACGAGAAAAAACTTAGAGCGAGGCTCGGTAAGGACTGGGAGCTCATAGCGGAGATAGCGAGGGCCAGGATTAGGGCCAGGGACAAGTTCTCGCGCGACGACCTGTGGATGGACCTCGAAGGCCTCCGCTACGCCACCCACGAAATAGTTGCCAAATACCGCGCCGAGCGCCTGAAAGAGTTCGGCGTCAAAAGCCTCGCAGACGTCTCCTGTGGAGTCGGAATCCAGCTCATCTTCTATGCGATGAAAGTCGAGAATGCCTACGGAATAGATGTAGACCCGCTCAAGATAGAGTTCGCCAAAAGGAACGCCGAGCGCTACGGTGTCGAAAACATCGAGTTCATCAACGCCGACTCGCTCGCGCCCGAGACCGTTGAGAGAGTGGACGCCGAGGTAATCTTCTCGGACCCGGCTAGACCCCCCGAGATGCCAGAGAGGAGGCTCGAAGACCTGCTCCCGAGCCCGCTTGAGATATACCGGGCCTACAGCCCGAAGACCGACTCGTTCATCTTCGACTTACCCCCACAGATGAGGCGCGAGAGGGTTCCCTGGAAGGGCGAGTTTGAGTACATTGACCTTTACGGCCACCTCAACAGGCTGACGTTCTACACCGAACCGCTGGCAAGGGCGGGGAGGAGTGCGGTAATCCTGCCCGCAGGCGTCAGGCTTGAAAGCGACCCCGACCTTGAGAACATCGTCGAATGGACAACTGAGCCCGGACAGTACCTCTACGAAATCCCGCAGGCTGTGGACTACGCCGACCTGCTGAACGAGCTTCTCCACAAGCTCGGCGGGAACGCCAAGATGCTCCTCAGGGAGAAGAGGCGCGTTTTAGCCACCGGTGATGAGCCAATCAAGAGCCCCTACCTCAAGAGGACGTACGCAGTTGTCACAGTCCTGCCCTTCCACCCGGTTAGGATTAACGACCTCCTGAGGAGAGAGGGCTTTGGAAGGGCGACGCTCAAGATAAGCGTCCCGGACGAGGAGTACTGGAGGATCAGGAAGAGAATAGAGGCAAACCTGAAGGGCGAAAGAAGGGCATTCGTCTTCAAGGTGGGCGACAAAGCAATTATAGCGGAGGCGCTATAG